A single genomic interval of Adhaeribacter pallidiroseus harbors:
- a CDS encoding HEAT repeat domain-containing protein, giving the protein MALSTFTLLLLNSVTLISPTIFYVAVGIFTGVILILIICMVGILIQKNRIAIRRKNIQAQMKDWLVGIILEEPDETHQSFLVPESIQILLKQDLAKEELLHELKLLKKGVSGQPEKNIEMLYRQLGLNKISVARLRNRQWNTIAKGIQDLAIMNQLDTEQEIFSFINHQHPIVRMEAQIALVFLHQYQGLSFFENLLYPLTEWHQIKLLELLANHPIHSEEDVCRWLQSPNASVVQFALKLIGAQHAGNFLNEVIACLSRPEEIIRRQAIACLGEIPSTLAATTLLQLFAQETNKNLQMAILSEIVKTGTDNELTFFQQLQETTDPDIRLLANKALLQLLN; this is encoded by the coding sequence GTGGCATTATCAACCTTTACCCTGTTGCTTCTTAATTCCGTAACTCTTATTAGTCCAACCATATTTTATGTGGCTGTTGGCATATTTACCGGTGTTATCTTAATTCTTATTATTTGTATGGTGGGCATTTTGATTCAAAAAAATAGAATAGCTATCCGGCGGAAAAATATCCAAGCTCAAATGAAGGACTGGCTTGTTGGTATTATTCTCGAAGAACCAGATGAGACTCATCAGAGTTTTCTGGTTCCAGAAAGTATTCAAATATTACTAAAGCAAGATCTGGCAAAGGAAGAATTATTGCATGAGTTAAAGCTGCTGAAGAAAGGGGTCAGCGGTCAGCCTGAGAAAAATATAGAGATGTTATACCGTCAATTAGGTTTAAATAAGATTTCTGTAGCTCGCTTACGCAATCGTCAATGGAACACAATAGCGAAAGGTATTCAGGACCTAGCTATTATGAATCAATTAGATACGGAGCAGGAAATTTTTTCTTTCATTAATCACCAGCATCCGATAGTACGCATGGAGGCCCAGATTGCTTTGGTGTTCCTGCACCAATATCAAGGGCTCAGTTTCTTTGAAAATCTGCTTTATCCATTAACGGAGTGGCACCAAATCAAATTATTAGAGTTATTAGCAAACCACCCTATCCATTCAGAAGAAGATGTTTGCCGTTGGTTGCAATCACCTAACGCGAGTGTGGTACAATTTGCCTTGAAGCTGATAGGGGCACAACATGCTGGTAATTTTTTAAACGAAGTAATTGCATGTTTGAGCCGGCCGGAAGAAATAATTCGCCGGCAAGCCATTGCCTGCTTGGGCGAAATACCATCAACCTTGGCTGCAACTACTTTGCTGCAGCTTTTTGCTCAAGAAACTAACAAAAATTTGCAAATGGCAATTCTATCCGAAATCGTAAAAACTGGAACAGATAATGAGTTAACCTTTTTTCAACAATTACAAGAGACTACAGATCCAGACATCCGGCTATTAGCCAATAAGGCCCTTTTACAATTGTTGAATTAG
- a CDS encoding response regulator transcription factor → MKILVAEDESITLATMQFRLKKDGHEVLIANNGQEALTLLQKHSPDLVITDIMMPFASGLEVLSFVKKQEKPVPVIVLSAMGQENVVVEAFTLGADDYITKPFSPNELALRVRRFALSTI, encoded by the coding sequence ATGAAAATTTTAGTCGCAGAAGACGAATCAATCACATTAGCTACCATGCAGTTCCGGCTTAAGAAAGACGGTCATGAAGTTCTTATTGCTAATAATGGCCAAGAAGCCTTGACTTTGTTACAAAAACATAGCCCTGATCTAGTTATCACTGATATTATGATGCCTTTTGCCTCGGGGTTGGAGGTTTTAAGTTTTGTTAAAAAACAGGAAAAGCCTGTTCCGGTAATTGTTTTGTCGGCAATGGGTCAGGAAAATGTGGTAGTAGAGGCTTTTACCTTAGGCGCTGATGATTACATCACTAAACCATTTAGTCCAAATGAATTAGCCTTGCGGGTCCGTCGTTTTGCATTATCAACTATTTAA
- a CDS encoding PAS domain S-box protein, whose protein sequence is MINFYHVIKSSQEFKRLLIVFSIILLVFSILVYSIYYNLGWKNEHAQRVIHSQERIYQIERVVSLAKDYETGARGFVITNNAAYKEPFKMAEDSLEKVFSHLKELVRFDSVQENYRKLLLQHLNKKIALSRLTIKVRQEKGLDAALRLVATNKGKIQMDKIREIVNAMHAHELSVLKKQKKESEEIAFQINLILLLGLALFVLLLIYVLKRGWTNLADKKIAREQLQQSQDRFMALIENSSEAIVLRDEHLNIVYWSSTAERIFGFTKEEAAQPGFTLLSYPAKGLEQVTQYNQEVLSSPGQPIQKLIQLQHKSGHLVWVESNTTNLLQQPSIRAIVSHFGDVTERVKDALAVQKANSLLEKAISNEQRRFNNLFMQAPVSICVFKGADHRYVLTNLLFDRLIGGRQVLGKTVAEAFPDLAHQAFQEKLDLVYKTGESYRETEQVLQLGRDSNGQLNTIYLDMLFQPYCNSDGIVEEIYFFGVDVSEQVLTRKRIEESEWNFRQLIQDLPAAVYTCDVNGCIKLFNKAAVELWGREPDVDQEFWCGSHNLYNANGQILARENCPMALALSNKVAADNLEIIMECPDGSRRHIMPHTVLSHDVTGQVTGGINILIDITESKITSEQIRQSEAALTEAQRIAKIGSWNLDVDTRKLSCSEQLYRIFDIDAAYFQAPSASFLDFVDEADRGLIEQTIKEALTNGEPFDVECRITTLKGEHRNLHLLGNSQTDANGLIIRLYGTSQDITERKHAEMRLQESEKNIKSILTSSQEAIYLLDVNCRLVLLNEQCRSVIKQGYGVDCKIGDNFPALFESELQDKLLSVYQKVLAGEKWEDERSLSLKEDVYHSTYFPVRDNEGNITGLCCSAKDITERRKIEKAMDIANAEKEEFQYRFKAILDYSPQSILIKDIEGKYIFANKAFLTLFNLDQENERGNQLKAISDDQAALAEFSINENEGPPAIKSMEWNQQIVLSDGQVLEMEIVKFPLYDRHKRLFGICTLAKDITEQVKHQQQLIQARENAEHAERLQEQFLANMSHELRTPMNGIIGMANLLLVSSSLQPDQKGRLQIIKQSSNTLLSLINNILDLSKLKAGILTLEELAFDFNESIAGTIPFFKERAQEKGLRLVASADHFIPELLVGDPHRLNQILSNLLSNAIKFTEKGFVRLEASLQSKTPDQVVIEFVVTDSGVGIDANSLHYIFDNFAQGSTDIASKYGGTGLGLAITRRLIEMQGGTISVESTKGKGTSFSFCLPYAIAKDSDAVVNLYRRNEPSPLKKSYNGKRALIVEDNDINQAVLASSLKQFHIDLLIAQHGGEAIQILESGEQFDIIFMDLRMPVMNGFEAITYIRQKLQLEIPIVVLTASVLRNEKERCLEIGASDYMAKPFDMVDLARALEQFLSISQQQTPKHYQVETNGPAIAVSSTTVISPSTATVMVSGFDISRLLELEDPEYIRMVFDLFVEKMPSYLQELKSILPSGNCKDFLEKAHKAKGSLASVYMEEMYELIVEMEKKVHGQQNMDGIEPLLDRCLSLYPKLLPAIQQEVEKQLITILANI, encoded by the coding sequence ATGATTAATTTTTACCACGTTATCAAAAGTAGCCAAGAATTTAAAAGGCTACTTATTGTATTCTCTATAATCTTGCTAGTGTTTTCTATACTGGTTTATAGTATTTATTATAATCTGGGCTGGAAAAATGAACATGCTCAGAGAGTGATACATTCTCAGGAAAGAATATACCAGATAGAAAGAGTTGTTTCTTTGGCAAAAGATTATGAAACGGGCGCCCGTGGATTTGTAATTACAAACAATGCCGCTTACAAAGAGCCTTTTAAAATGGCTGAGGATAGTTTAGAAAAAGTTTTTTCTCACTTGAAAGAGCTGGTTCGATTTGATTCTGTTCAGGAAAATTATCGAAAGCTTTTATTGCAACATCTTAACAAAAAAATCGCCTTATCTCGTTTAACTATAAAAGTTCGACAGGAAAAAGGTTTAGATGCCGCTTTGCGCTTGGTTGCCACTAATAAGGGTAAAATCCAAATGGATAAAATCCGGGAAATAGTGAATGCTATGCACGCACATGAGCTTTCTGTTCTGAAAAAACAAAAGAAAGAAAGTGAAGAAATTGCTTTTCAGATTAATCTAATTCTTCTGTTAGGTCTTGCTCTTTTTGTTTTATTATTAATCTATGTCCTTAAAAGAGGCTGGACCAACCTTGCTGACAAGAAAATTGCCCGCGAACAACTGCAGCAGAGCCAGGATCGCTTTATGGCTTTAATTGAAAATAGCAGTGAAGCGATTGTATTACGGGATGAACATTTGAATATTGTTTACTGGAGTTCAACGGCTGAAAGAATTTTTGGCTTTACTAAGGAAGAGGCAGCACAACCAGGGTTTACTCTTTTAAGCTATCCGGCGAAAGGCTTAGAACAGGTAACTCAATATAATCAGGAAGTGTTAAGCTCTCCTGGCCAACCAATTCAGAAGTTAATCCAACTTCAGCATAAAAGTGGTCATTTGGTTTGGGTAGAAAGTAATACCACTAATTTGCTTCAACAGCCAAGTATCCGAGCCATTGTTTCTCATTTCGGGGATGTAACTGAGCGAGTAAAGGATGCTCTGGCAGTGCAAAAAGCAAATAGTTTATTGGAGAAGGCTATCTCGAACGAGCAACGGCGGTTTAATAATTTGTTTATGCAGGCTCCGGTTAGTATTTGCGTTTTCAAAGGTGCTGACCATCGGTATGTATTAACTAATCTGTTATTCGATCGTCTGATTGGTGGGCGGCAAGTGCTTGGCAAGACCGTAGCAGAAGCATTCCCGGATTTAGCTCACCAAGCCTTTCAGGAAAAGTTAGATCTAGTCTATAAAACTGGTGAAAGCTATCGTGAAACAGAGCAAGTTTTACAACTAGGCCGCGATAGTAATGGCCAGCTTAATACTATTTACCTGGACATGCTTTTTCAACCGTATTGTAACAGCGATGGCATTGTAGAAGAGATCTACTTTTTTGGTGTAGATGTAAGTGAGCAGGTATTGACAAGGAAAAGAATAGAAGAAAGTGAATGGAATTTTCGCCAACTAATTCAGGATTTACCTGCAGCGGTTTATACCTGCGATGTAAATGGCTGCATTAAGCTTTTTAACAAAGCGGCAGTAGAATTATGGGGCAGAGAGCCTGATGTGGATCAGGAGTTCTGGTGCGGCTCCCATAACTTGTACAATGCTAACGGGCAAATTCTGGCTCGTGAAAACTGTCCAATGGCTTTAGCCCTTAGCAATAAAGTTGCCGCAGACAATCTGGAGATTATTATGGAGTGCCCTGATGGTAGCCGACGCCACATTATGCCACATACTGTTCTGAGTCATGATGTTACTGGCCAGGTAACTGGAGGTATTAATATTTTAATAGATATAACCGAAAGTAAAATAACTTCGGAGCAGATCCGGCAGAGTGAAGCCGCATTAACAGAAGCGCAGCGAATAGCTAAAATCGGCTCTTGGAACCTGGATGTGGATACTAGAAAGTTATCCTGTTCGGAGCAACTCTATCGAATATTTGATATAGATGCAGCGTATTTCCAGGCGCCATCTGCTTCTTTCCTTGATTTTGTGGATGAAGCTGACCGAGGTCTTATTGAGCAGACGATTAAAGAGGCATTAACTAACGGAGAACCTTTTGATGTGGAGTGTCGCATTACTACGCTTAAAGGAGAACACCGGAATTTACACTTACTTGGTAATAGTCAAACAGATGCGAATGGATTAATAATCCGGTTGTACGGTACTTCTCAGGATATTACGGAAAGAAAGCACGCTGAGATGCGGTTGCAAGAATCAGAGAAAAATATAAAGTCTATTCTAACAAGTTCTCAGGAAGCTATTTACCTGTTGGATGTAAACTGCCGGTTAGTATTGCTGAATGAGCAATGCAGGAGTGTAATAAAGCAAGGCTATGGAGTAGACTGTAAAATTGGGGATAATTTTCCGGCCTTGTTTGAATCAGAGCTTCAAGATAAACTGCTCTCCGTATATCAAAAAGTATTAGCCGGAGAAAAATGGGAGGATGAGCGGTCTTTATCTTTAAAAGAAGATGTTTACCATTCAACTTATTTTCCGGTAAGGGATAATGAAGGAAATATTACCGGTCTTTGCTGTTCAGCTAAAGATATTACAGAAAGAAGAAAGATTGAAAAGGCAATGGATATTGCTAATGCGGAGAAAGAAGAATTTCAATATCGCTTTAAGGCTATTCTTGATTATTCTCCACAATCTATTCTTATTAAAGATATTGAAGGTAAATACATTTTCGCCAATAAAGCTTTTTTAACACTGTTCAATCTAGATCAAGAAAATGAAAGAGGTAATCAATTAAAAGCTATTTCCGATGATCAGGCGGCTCTGGCGGAGTTTTCAATAAACGAAAACGAGGGTCCGCCGGCTATAAAATCTATGGAATGGAACCAACAAATAGTGCTGTCGGATGGCCAAGTTCTGGAAATGGAGATTGTTAAATTTCCGTTATATGATCGGCATAAACGCTTATTTGGTATTTGCACCCTTGCTAAAGATATTACCGAACAGGTAAAACACCAGCAGCAATTAATTCAAGCCCGGGAAAACGCGGAACATGCTGAGCGCTTACAAGAGCAATTCTTGGCTAACATGAGCCATGAGTTACGTACCCCTATGAACGGTATCATCGGGATGGCAAATTTATTGTTGGTATCCTCTTCGCTGCAACCCGACCAAAAAGGCCGCCTGCAAATTATTAAACAATCTTCTAATACGCTGCTTAGCTTAATTAATAATATTCTAGACCTATCTAAATTAAAGGCTGGTATTCTCACTTTGGAAGAGTTAGCCTTTGATTTTAACGAGTCCATTGCTGGTACAATCCCGTTTTTTAAAGAAAGAGCCCAGGAAAAAGGGCTACGGTTAGTGGCTTCTGCTGATCATTTTATTCCGGAACTGCTAGTTGGAGATCCCCACCGTCTGAATCAGATTCTTAGTAATTTGCTAAGCAATGCTATCAAGTTTACGGAGAAAGGTTTTGTACGACTGGAAGCTTCGCTCCAAAGTAAAACACCAGATCAGGTAGTAATTGAGTTTGTAGTTACTGATTCCGGAGTAGGTATTGATGCTAACAGTCTGCATTATATTTTTGACAACTTTGCCCAAGGTTCCACTGACATTGCTAGTAAATACGGCGGTACTGGACTGGGATTAGCTATTACCAGAAGGCTCATTGAAATGCAAGGCGGAACCATTTCAGTAGAGAGTACAAAAGGCAAAGGGACCAGTTTTTCCTTCTGCCTTCCTTATGCTATTGCCAAAGATTCGGATGCAGTAGTAAACCTCTATCGCCGCAATGAGCCGAGCCCGCTTAAAAAGAGCTATAATGGCAAACGCGCCTTAATAGTAGAAGATAATGATATTAATCAGGCCGTATTAGCTTCTAGCCTAAAGCAGTTTCACATAGATTTACTTATTGCCCAGCACGGCGGAGAGGCCATCCAGATTTTAGAATCCGGAGAGCAGTTTGATATCATCTTTATGGATTTGCGCATGCCCGTTATGAATGGGTTTGAGGCTATTACTTATATTCGGCAGAAGCTCCAATTAGAAATACCGATTGTGGTGCTAACAGCTAGTGTGTTGCGCAATGAAAAGGAACGATGCTTAGAGATCGGAGCCTCCGACTATATGGCCAAACCTTTTGATATGGTGGATCTGGCTCGAGCGTTAGAGCAATTCTTGTCAATTTCGCAGCAGCAAACACCAAAGCATTATCAGGTAGAAACGAATGGTCCGGCAATTGCAGTTAGCTCTACTACCGTAATCTCGCCCAGTACTGCTACAGTAATGGTTTCAGGATTTGATATCAGCCGCTTATTAGAACTGGAAGATCCGGAATACATCAGAATGGTTTTTGATCTCTTCGTTGAGAAGATGCCTTCTTATTTGCAAGAACTTAAAAGCATATTGCCTTCTGGAAATTGTAAGGATTTCTTAGAAAAAGCACATAAGGCTAAAGGCAGTCTAGCCTCCGTTTACATGGAGGAAATGTACGAGTTAATTGTTGAGATGGAGAAGAAGGTTCATGGGCAACAAAATATGGATGGGATAGAGCCTTTACTGGATAGGTGCCTTTCCCTTTACCCTAAATTATTACCAGCGATTCAGCAAGAAGTAGAAAAACAACTTATTACCATTTTAGCCAATATATAA
- a CDS encoding prephenate dehydratase — MMNNTIKIAIQGGPASFHDVVAQQYFAGQSIEIVPCMTFQRVCAAVKNRESDYGVMAIENALAGSILNNYSLLQDYPVSIIGEAYLPIEQNLLALPGQSLADIKLVRSHPMALLQCTNFLEENPHIQALESADTAESAREIRENNLVGVGAIASRMAAQRYELEIVEERVENYKENYTRFMIISRKPLADKSQANKASVIFTLHHRAGELAKILDVFRDVAINLSLIQSIPILSRPTEFAILLDLEWEDYSTFEEAIGLVTPLIVEMKILGIYQRGKR, encoded by the coding sequence ATGATGAATAACACTATTAAAATAGCCATTCAGGGTGGCCCAGCTTCTTTTCACGATGTAGTGGCCCAGCAGTACTTTGCCGGGCAATCCATTGAGATTGTACCTTGCATGACTTTTCAGCGGGTTTGCGCCGCGGTAAAAAACCGCGAATCCGATTACGGAGTAATGGCCATAGAAAATGCCTTAGCGGGCAGTATTTTAAATAATTACTCGCTCTTGCAAGACTATCCGGTTTCCATTATCGGCGAAGCGTATCTTCCTATTGAGCAAAATTTATTAGCCTTACCGGGTCAATCTTTAGCAGATATAAAACTGGTGCGTTCGCACCCGATGGCCTTATTGCAGTGCACTAATTTCCTGGAAGAAAATCCGCACATTCAAGCGTTAGAATCGGCGGATACGGCGGAAAGCGCCCGGGAGATCCGGGAAAATAATTTGGTTGGGGTTGGTGCTATTGCCAGCCGCATGGCCGCGCAGCGCTACGAACTGGAAATTGTAGAAGAACGCGTTGAGAATTACAAAGAAAATTACACCCGTTTTATGATAATATCGCGGAAGCCGCTTGCCGACAAAAGCCAGGCAAACAAGGCTTCCGTTATTTTCACGCTGCACCACCGCGCCGGCGAATTAGCTAAAATATTAGATGTTTTCCGGGATGTAGCCATTAATTTATCTTTGATTCAGTCCATTCCTATCCTGAGCCGGCCAACAGAATTTGCTATTTTACTGGATCTGGAATGGGAAGATTATAGTACTTTTGAAGAAGCCATAGGTTTAGTTACGCCTTTGATTGTGGAAATGAAAATATTAGGCATTTACCAAAGAGGAAAAAGATGA
- a CDS encoding pyridoxal phosphate-dependent aminotransferase produces the protein MIIAKADRLNQVQEYYFARKLAEVRALMAQGKKIINLGIGDPDLPASKNTVQALNASAELPTSHGYQPYRSIPALRVAMADWYAQTYDVTLNPETEVLPLLGSKEGVFHISLAFLNPGDKVLVPNPGYPAYAAVTKLVGAEPVYFDLTAENNWLPNLDVLSQQDLSGVKLMWLNYPNMPTGALASEADFLKITDFARTHNILIVHDNPYSLVLNTKPPVSILHVPGALDCCLELNSLSKSFNMAGWRVGMVLGQKDYIDAIIAVKSNLDSGMFLPVQQAAIAALKNPESWHAERNAVYRRRRELIYQLLDLLGCKYATEATGMFVWARVPDDIADVEDFLNSILYEAYVFLTPGKIFGSNGERYVRVSVCATEENINQAIQNIHQFLTVTK, from the coding sequence ATGATCATTGCCAAAGCAGACCGGCTGAACCAAGTTCAGGAATATTACTTCGCTCGCAAGCTGGCCGAAGTACGAGCTTTAATGGCGCAAGGCAAAAAAATAATTAATCTGGGCATTGGTGATCCGGACTTACCCGCGTCGAAAAATACCGTGCAAGCGCTTAATGCTTCCGCAGAACTGCCAACGAGTCACGGGTACCAACCTTACCGGTCTATACCAGCATTACGGGTGGCCATGGCCGATTGGTATGCACAAACTTACGACGTAACGTTAAACCCGGAAACGGAAGTGCTACCTTTATTAGGCTCTAAAGAAGGGGTATTCCATATTTCGTTAGCTTTTTTAAATCCGGGCGACAAAGTGTTAGTCCCGAATCCGGGTTACCCGGCTTATGCCGCAGTAACAAAGTTAGTAGGTGCCGAACCCGTTTATTTTGATTTAACCGCCGAAAATAACTGGTTACCCAATTTAGATGTTTTAAGCCAACAAGATTTGAGCGGGGTAAAGCTGATGTGGCTAAACTACCCGAACATGCCTACCGGCGCTTTAGCCAGCGAAGCTGATTTTTTAAAAATTACTGATTTTGCCCGGACCCACAACATCTTAATTGTGCACGATAATCCTTATAGTTTGGTGCTTAATACCAAACCGCCGGTAAGTATATTGCATGTGCCGGGCGCCCTGGATTGTTGCCTGGAACTTAACTCCTTAAGCAAATCGTTTAATATGGCCGGTTGGCGGGTTGGCATGGTACTGGGGCAGAAGGATTATATTGATGCCATTATCGCGGTAAAAAGTAATTTAGACTCCGGCATGTTTTTACCAGTACAACAAGCGGCCATTGCGGCTTTAAAAAATCCGGAAAGCTGGCACGCCGAACGAAACGCGGTTTATCGCCGCCGCCGGGAGTTAATTTACCAGTTACTGGATTTACTCGGTTGTAAATACGCTACCGAAGCGACGGGCATGTTTGTCTGGGCGCGGGTACCCGACGACATAGCCGATGTGGAAGATTTTTTAAATTCGATTCTCTACGAAGCCTATGTGTTTCTAACACCCGGTAAAATATTTGGATCTAACGGCGAACGGTACGTACGCGTATCAGTTTGCGCTACTGAAGAAAATATAAATCAAGCAATTCAAAATATTCATCAATTTTTAACTGTTACAAAATGA
- a CDS encoding chorismate mutase, with amino-acid sequence MSPKPQIDVLTESALINADGSPLIIAGPCSAESEEQVMATAHGIKAIPGVNIYRAGIWKPRTRPNSFEGVGVPGLKWLKKVKAETGLRVATEVANAMHVYESLKAGIDVMWIGARTTVNPFTVQEIADALRGTDIPVLVKNPVNPDLQLWIGAIERLNQAGLRQIGAIHRGFSTFDNAPYRNLPKWNSAIEFKRLLPEIPLICDPSHIAGNRELLLPVAQKAMDLAMDGLMIETHIDPSVALSDAAQQVTPENLGKMLASIRFRKPEGEELAEEDHHLLDEMRKQIDELDDEMVEVFARRARLSRKIGEYKKAHNMTIYQVKRWDQIIADRLEHARKNGLDETFMKSVLQSIHQYSINIQNDVLNKQEQAAKA; translated from the coding sequence ATGAGCCCAAAACCTCAAATCGATGTCCTGACCGAATCTGCTTTAATTAATGCAGACGGCTCTCCCCTTATTATTGCCGGCCCATGCAGCGCCGAGTCGGAAGAACAAGTTATGGCAACTGCCCACGGCATTAAAGCAATTCCGGGCGTAAATATCTACCGGGCTGGTATCTGGAAGCCCCGTACCCGGCCAAATTCTTTTGAAGGTGTAGGTGTACCCGGCTTGAAATGGTTAAAAAAAGTAAAAGCGGAAACCGGTCTGCGGGTAGCTACTGAAGTGGCTAACGCCATGCACGTGTACGAATCGTTAAAAGCGGGTATTGATGTCATGTGGATTGGTGCCCGGACTACGGTAAACCCTTTCACGGTACAGGAAATTGCCGATGCGTTGCGCGGCACCGATATTCCGGTATTAGTAAAAAACCCGGTTAATCCGGATTTACAATTATGGATTGGGGCGATTGAGCGGTTAAACCAGGCTGGTTTACGCCAGATTGGAGCTATTCACCGGGGTTTCTCTACTTTCGATAATGCGCCTTACCGTAATTTACCAAAATGGAACAGCGCTATTGAATTCAAACGTTTGTTACCCGAAATTCCGTTAATCTGCGACCCGAGTCACATTGCCGGTAACCGTGAATTATTACTGCCAGTTGCGCAAAAAGCCATGGACTTAGCTATGGACGGTTTAATGATTGAAACGCATATCGATCCATCGGTAGCTTTGAGCGATGCCGCCCAGCAAGTAACTCCGGAAAATCTAGGTAAAATGTTAGCCAGCATTCGTTTCCGGAAGCCAGAAGGCGAAGAACTAGCCGAAGAAGATCACCATTTACTTGATGAGATGCGGAAGCAAATTGATGAACTGGACGATGAAATGGTAGAGGTATTTGCCCGCCGGGCCCGTTTATCGCGCAAAATTGGCGAGTACAAAAAAGCCCACAACATGACCATTTACCAGGTAAAACGTTGGGACCAGATTATCGCGGATCGTTTAGAGCACGCCCGTAAAAATGGTTTAGATGAAACATTCATGAAATCGGTTCTGCAAAGCATTCACCAGTATTCTATTAACATCCAAAACGATGTTTTGAATAAACAAGAACAAGCAGCTAAAGCATAA
- a CDS encoding M20/M25/M40 family metallo-hydrolase, protein MLLLRTFLIFSAFIISRKCFAQTSPDSLYIRQIFDEALTNGQSYKNLDYLSNKIGGRLSGSPEAEKAVQWSKQLMESYKFDKVYLQEVMVPHWVRGAKEKASIQSSKSKVEVPICALGGSVGTGKTALTAPIIEVKTLDELKALGRSKVQGKIVFFNRPMDPRRVSTFEAYSGAGDQRRQGPSEAAKLGAVGVVVRSLNLFQDDLPHTGSLRYDETVPKIPAAAISTNGADKLSQMLQADPNLNFSYEMHCETLPEVKSYNVIGELRGSEKPNEIIAVGGHLDSWDLADGAHDDGTGCTQSIEVLRIFKNLNYRPKRTIRAVMFMNEENGVRGGRKYAELAKANQEKHVAAIESDAGGFTPRGFGIVAEPSKINAISKWKPLLSPYGLHDIGLGHAGTDIEPLAEVDKNAALIGFTPDSQRYFQYHHASNDTFDKVNKRELELGGASMAALIYLLDKYGL, encoded by the coding sequence ATGCTGCTCCTGCGTACTTTTTTAATTTTTAGTGCTTTTATAATCTCCAGAAAATGTTTTGCCCAAACTTCTCCCGATTCCTTGTATATCCGCCAAATATTCGACGAAGCTTTAACCAACGGACAGAGTTATAAAAATCTGGATTACCTGAGCAATAAAATCGGCGGTCGGCTGAGCGGGTCCCCCGAAGCGGAAAAGGCCGTGCAATGGTCGAAACAATTAATGGAAAGCTACAAGTTTGATAAAGTTTATCTGCAAGAGGTAATGGTGCCCCACTGGGTACGTGGTGCCAAAGAAAAAGCCAGCATTCAAAGTAGTAAATCAAAAGTAGAGGTGCCTATTTGCGCTTTAGGCGGATCGGTTGGAACCGGCAAAACGGCTTTAACTGCTCCTATAATAGAAGTAAAAACTTTGGATGAATTAAAAGCACTGGGCCGCAGTAAAGTGCAAGGGAAAATTGTGTTCTTTAACCGACCCATGGATCCTCGTCGGGTTTCCACCTTTGAGGCTTACAGTGGCGCCGGAGACCAACGCCGGCAAGGACCTTCGGAAGCAGCTAAACTGGGAGCCGTTGGCGTAGTAGTCCGGTCTTTAAACTTATTTCAGGATGATTTGCCACATACCGGTTCGCTGCGCTACGATGAAACGGTGCCGAAAATTCCGGCAGCGGCGATTAGTACGAACGGTGCCGATAAGCTCAGCCAAATGCTGCAAGCCGATCCAAATTTAAATTTTTCGTATGAAATGCACTGCGAAACGTTACCCGAAGTAAAATCTTACAATGTAATAGGGGAGTTACGGGGTAGCGAAAAGCCCAATGAAATAATCGCGGTAGGTGGCCATTTAGATTCCTGGGATTTAGCCGATGGTGCCCACGACGATGGTACCGGCTGTACGCAGTCCATTGAAGTATTGCGAATATTCAAAAACCTAAACTACCGGCCAAAACGGACCATTAGAGCTGTTATGTTTATGAATGAAGAAAACGGCGTACGGGGCGGACGGAAATACGCGGAGTTAGCCAAAGCCAACCAGGAAAAGCATGTAGCCGCCATAGAGTCAGATGCCGGTGGGTTTACGCCCCGTGGTTTCGGCATTGTGGCCGAGCCGTCTAAAATTAATGCCATTTCGAAATGGAAGCCATTATTATCCCCTTATGGCCTGCACGATATTGGCCTGGGCCACGCCGGCACCGATATTGAGCCTTTAGCAGAGGTAGACAAAAACGCGGCCCTCATTGGCTTTACTCCCGATTCGCAGCGTTATTTTCAATACCACCATGCTTCTAACGATACTTTTGATAAAGTAAACAAACGGGAGCTGGAATTGGGCGGAGCTTCTATGGCCGCTCTGATTTATTTGCTAGATAAGTATGGCTTATAG